Proteins from a genomic interval of Zingiber officinale cultivar Zhangliang chromosome 1B, Zo_v1.1, whole genome shotgun sequence:
- the LOC121988767 gene encoding uncharacterized protein LOC121988767 isoform X1: protein MGEDLLTALSIENHHPSTLLSMEPSGGLLSSLSHDDSDCELSIQRHQNVLSGAPDINLPLSAERSPIQQSWNSDSSDIFDVGLGSQIFDTETTIHIPKVTSARKCTKRGDNIWGAWFFFSFYFKPVFLEKSKSKVTWDAKGVNGFDKSDVRHDVFLVQHDMENMYMWAFKERPENALGKMQLRSYMNGHSRLGEPQFPFGVDRGFVRSHRMQRKHYRGLSNPQCVHGIEVVSSPNLMAICEVDRKKWMELTGKEFNFSIPPEASDFEEWRNLQTNEFKPEKPLPLSKISLLPHPKKLLNGSNLNLSSQINHSNCDVVDLSPVCRKRRTDIFPRVMEEDVCFPTNSHTEKGQDMDMHLIEPSWLNEFTGVMRLAHGPVTAAKTIYEDDEGYLIMVSLSFADQQSVKLSWRNNLMHGILKIICVSTARMPYIKRLDRTFKLSDPSLEHCPPGEFVREITLPTRIPEDAKLEAYYDEASALLEIMVPKHPVGPEEHEVHVCMRPPHLGPSDIILT from the coding sequence ATGGGAGAAGATCTTCTTACCGCTCTATCCATTGAGAATCATCACCCCTCCACTCTCTTGTCGATGGAGCCGTCTGGTGGTCTGTTGTCCTCTTTGTCCCATGATGATTCTGATTGTGAGCTCTCGATCCAACGCCATCAGAATGTACTTTCTGGTGCTCCCGACATTAATCTTCCCCTTTCTGCAGAGCGATCTCCTATTCAGCAATCTTGGAACTCAGACTCTAGTGACATCTTTGATGTTGGCCTTGGGTCGCAGATTTTTGATACGGAAACAACTATCCACATTCCCAAGGTCACTAGTGCCCGCAAGTGCACCAAGCGAGGGGACAATATCTGGGGTGCTTGGTTTTTCTTTAGCTTCTATTTCAAGCCTGTGTTTTTGGAGAAATCCAAGAGCAAGGTCACTTGGGATGCCAAGGGGGTAAATGGCTTTGATAAATCTGATGTTCGTCATGATGTATTCCTGGTGCAGCATGACATGGAGAACATGTATATGTGGGCATTCAAAGAGAGGCCAGAGAATGCACTTGGGAAGATGCAACTACGGAGCTATATGAATGGGCATTCCCGTCTCGGTGAACCTCAGTTCCCATTTGGTGTTGATAGGGGCTTTGTTCGATCGCATAGGATGCAGCGCAAGCATTATCGGGGACTGTCAAACCCTCAATGTGTCCATGGAATTGAGGTTGTTTCTTCACCCAATTTGATGGCTATTTGTGAAGTGGACAGAAAGAAGTGGATGGAACTCACAGGCAAAGAATTTAATTTCTCAATCCCACCTGAGGCCAGTGATTTTGAGGAATGGAGGAATTTGCAGACCAATGAATTCAAGCCTGAGAAACCTCTTCCTCTGTCAAAGATCTCTTTGCTTCCCCATCCTAAGAAGTTGCTGAATGGATCAAATTTGAATTTGTCTTCCCAGATCAATCATTCTAATTGTGATGTTGTAGACCTTTCACCTGTTTGTCGTAAGCGCAGGACAGATATATTCCCCCGTGTAATGGAGGAGGATGTGTGTTTTCCTACAAACTCACATACTGAGAAGGGTCAGGATATGGATATGCACCTGATTGAGCCTTCGTGGTTGAATGAATTTACTGGTGTGATGAGGCTTGCTCATGGCCCTGTAACTGCTGCaaagacaatatatgaagatgACGAGGGATATTTGATAATGGTGAGTTTGTCATTTGCTGATCAACAAAGTGTGAAGCTTTCTTGGAGGAACAATCTCATGCATGGTATATTGAAGATAATCTGTGTCAGTACAGCCAGAATGCCATATATAAAAAGGCTCGACAGGACTTTCAAACTGTCTGACCCTTCCCTGGAGCATTGCCCTCCTGGGGAATTTGTAAGGGAAATAACATTGCCAACACGTATTCCTGAAGATGCGAAGCTGGAAGCATACTACGACGAGGCTAGTGCTTTGCTTGAGATTATGGTTCCAAAGCACCCAGTTGGACCTGAAGAACATGAAGTCCATGTTTGTATGCGCCCCCCTCACCTTGGGCCTAGTGatattattttaacttga
- the LOC121988767 gene encoding uncharacterized protein LOC121988767 isoform X2 has protein sequence MGEDLLTALSIENHHPSTLLSMEPSGGLLSSLSHDDSDCELSIQRHQNVLSGAPDINLPLSAERSPIQQSWNSDSSDIFDVGLGSQIFDTETTIHIPKVTSARKCTKRGDNIWGAWFFFSFYFKPVFLEKSKSKVTWDAKGVNGFDKSDVRHDVFLVQHDMENMYMWAFKERPENALGKMQLRSYMNGHSRLGEPQFPFGVDRGFVRSHRMQRKHYRGLSNPQCVHGIEVVSSPNLMAICEVDRKKWMELTGKEFNFSIPPEASDFEEWRNLQTNEFKPEKPLPLSKISLLPHPKKLLNGSNLNLSSQINHSNCDVVDLSPVCRKRRTDIFPRVMEEDVCFPTNSHTEKGQDMDMHLIEPSWLNEFTGVMRLAHGPVTAAKTIYEDDEGYLIMVSLSFADQQSVKLSWRNNLMHGILKIICVSTARMPYIKRLDRTFKLSDPSLEHCPPGEFVREITLPTRIPEDAKLEAYYDEASALLEIMVPKHPVGPEEHEVHVCQLGVHGHPD, from the coding sequence ATGGGAGAAGATCTTCTTACCGCTCTATCCATTGAGAATCATCACCCCTCCACTCTCTTGTCGATGGAGCCGTCTGGTGGTCTGTTGTCCTCTTTGTCCCATGATGATTCTGATTGTGAGCTCTCGATCCAACGCCATCAGAATGTACTTTCTGGTGCTCCCGACATTAATCTTCCCCTTTCTGCAGAGCGATCTCCTATTCAGCAATCTTGGAACTCAGACTCTAGTGACATCTTTGATGTTGGCCTTGGGTCGCAGATTTTTGATACGGAAACAACTATCCACATTCCCAAGGTCACTAGTGCCCGCAAGTGCACCAAGCGAGGGGACAATATCTGGGGTGCTTGGTTTTTCTTTAGCTTCTATTTCAAGCCTGTGTTTTTGGAGAAATCCAAGAGCAAGGTCACTTGGGATGCCAAGGGGGTAAATGGCTTTGATAAATCTGATGTTCGTCATGATGTATTCCTGGTGCAGCATGACATGGAGAACATGTATATGTGGGCATTCAAAGAGAGGCCAGAGAATGCACTTGGGAAGATGCAACTACGGAGCTATATGAATGGGCATTCCCGTCTCGGTGAACCTCAGTTCCCATTTGGTGTTGATAGGGGCTTTGTTCGATCGCATAGGATGCAGCGCAAGCATTATCGGGGACTGTCAAACCCTCAATGTGTCCATGGAATTGAGGTTGTTTCTTCACCCAATTTGATGGCTATTTGTGAAGTGGACAGAAAGAAGTGGATGGAACTCACAGGCAAAGAATTTAATTTCTCAATCCCACCTGAGGCCAGTGATTTTGAGGAATGGAGGAATTTGCAGACCAATGAATTCAAGCCTGAGAAACCTCTTCCTCTGTCAAAGATCTCTTTGCTTCCCCATCCTAAGAAGTTGCTGAATGGATCAAATTTGAATTTGTCTTCCCAGATCAATCATTCTAATTGTGATGTTGTAGACCTTTCACCTGTTTGTCGTAAGCGCAGGACAGATATATTCCCCCGTGTAATGGAGGAGGATGTGTGTTTTCCTACAAACTCACATACTGAGAAGGGTCAGGATATGGATATGCACCTGATTGAGCCTTCGTGGTTGAATGAATTTACTGGTGTGATGAGGCTTGCTCATGGCCCTGTAACTGCTGCaaagacaatatatgaagatgACGAGGGATATTTGATAATGGTGAGTTTGTCATTTGCTGATCAACAAAGTGTGAAGCTTTCTTGGAGGAACAATCTCATGCATGGTATATTGAAGATAATCTGTGTCAGTACAGCCAGAATGCCATATATAAAAAGGCTCGACAGGACTTTCAAACTGTCTGACCCTTCCCTGGAGCATTGCCCTCCTGGGGAATTTGTAAGGGAAATAACATTGCCAACACGTATTCCTGAAGATGCGAAGCTGGAAGCATACTACGACGAGGCTAGTGCTTTGCTTGAGATTATGGTTCCAAAGCACCCAGTTGGACCTGAAGAACATGAAGTCCATGTTT